A stretch of DNA from Curtobacterium sp. MCBD17_035:
GGACGAACGCGGTGGCGGCCCGCACCTTGTCGACGTCCGCCCCGGATCCGCTGTCCCCGGTCGAGTAGCTGAGCATGGCGACGCGCGGTTCGATGCCGAACTGCGCGGCCGTTGCCGCGCTGGACGTCGCGATGTCCGCGAGCTGTTCGCTGGTCGGGTCCGGCACCACGGCGCAGTCGCCGTACACGAGGACGCGGTCGGCGAGCGCCATGAGGAACACGCTCGACACGATCGACACGTCGGGCCGGGTCTTGATGATCTCGAACGCGGGGCGGATCGTGTGCGCGGTGGTGTGCCGGGCTCCGGACACCATGCCGTCGGCGAGGCCGAGGTGCACCATGAGCGTGCCGAAGTAGGACACGTCCGTCACCCGGTCGCGCGCCAGCTCGACGGTCATGCCCTTGTGTGCGCGGACACGGGCGTACTCCTCGGCGAACCGTTCACGGAGCGGTTCGGCGGAGGGGTCGACCACGTCGGCGGCGTCGAGGTCGAGCCCGAGCTCGGCCGCGCGGGTGCGGACCGCCGTCGGGTCCCCGAGGATCGTGAGGTCGCAGACGTCGCGCTGCAGGAGCGTCGACGCGGCCCGGAGGATCCGGTCGTCGTCCCCCTCGGGCAGGACGATGCGCTTCCGGAGCTCCCGAGCACGGTCGATCAGACCGTGCTCGAACATGAGCGGCGTCACGACGGACGACGGTCCGACCTCGAGCCGGGCGAGGAGTTCGTCCGCGTCGACGTGCCGCTCGAACAGCGACAGGGCGAGGTCGGTCTTGCGCGGCGAGTCCGCCGCGAGGCGCCCCCGGGTCTGCGTGATCCGCAGCGCCGTGTCGTAGGTGCCGAGCCCGTTGCGGGCGATGGGCAGGGTGCTCGACAGACCCTCGAGGAGGCGCTGGATCTGCGGCGACGTCTCGAACCCGCCGTTGAGGACGACCCCGGCGAGCGAGGGGAACGTCTCCGAGTCGTTCGCGAGCAGCGTCGCGATGAGGACGTCGGTGCGGTCGCCCGGGACGACGACGATCCCGCCCTCGATGAGCCGGGGCAGGACGTTCTCCATGCTCATGGCGGCGACCACCGTGCCGAGGGCCTCGCGGTCGAGCAGGGCCTCGTCACCGCTGACCAGGGTGGCGTCCGTCGCGGCGAGCACGGCACGCACCGTCGGGGCGACGAGCACGGCGTCCTCGGGGATCGCCCAGACCGGCGTGCCCGGGTGCTCTGTCGCGATCGCACTGCGGATGCCGGCGACGACCTCGTCGATGCGCTCGGGCGCGGTGCGGTTCGCGACGACCCCGAGCAACGACGCGTGGGCGGCGCGGAGTTCGCTCGTGGTCAACTCCGCGATCTGTCGGACGTCGTCGCCGGTCCGGGCGCCGCGCTCGGAGCTGCTCCGCCCGCCGAGCACGAGGAGGACCGGTGCGCCGAGGTTCGCCGCGATGCGCGCGTTGTACGACAGCTCGGTCGGGCTGCCGACGTCGGTGTAGTCGGAACCGACGACGACGACCGCGTCGCACTGCCGCTCGACGAGCGCGAACCGGTTCACGATCGTGGCGAGCGCCCCGTCGGGGTCCGCGTGGACGTCCTCGTAGGTCACCCCCACGGCGTCGTCGTAGTCGATGCCCGCCGATGTGTGCTGGAGCAGCAGCTCGAGGACGTAATCCCGCTCGGCGGTCGACCGCGCCACGGGCCGGAAGACGCCGACCCGGCCGACGGTCCGCGCGAGGGTCTCGAGCACCCCGAGGGCCACGGTGCTCTTGCCGGTGTGCCCTTCTGCTGACGTGATGTAGATGCGGGTCGACACCTCCCCAGGGTAGGACCGGGGGCCGGGTGCCGCCCCAGGGCGCGGTGTCGCGGTCGTCGGCCCGCCTCCGGACCTGTACCATGGGGTGTCGTCGCCACAGGGCGACGCCCGGAGGATTCGCCTAGTGGCCTATGGCGCACGCTTGGAAAGCGTGTTGGGTGCAAGCCCTCGGGGGTTCGAATCCCCCATCCTCCGCCACGATCGACCGTCGATTCCCGTCCGTCGCCCCTCGCGTGGCGCGCCCGGGAGGCCCGTCACCGCCCGCACCGGAGCTCCGGTCCCCCACCTGCCGGACCCGGTCGAACCCCACGTCGCGGGGATCCGCAGATCACCTCCACAACGCTGGGACGGCGCGGGGGTCAGGCCCTAGGCTGACGCTCGCAGGCCGCTCCGTCACCGGTGACGGCCGAGATCCGGCAGCGGCAGGGGCGTCGCGTCGGACCACCGGGACGGCTCCCGGTGGCCGCCGGACCGTGAGGGGCGAGGAGCATCCGTGGGGGAGACGACGGCACGCGTCAGGGCGACGCCGGGGAGGGCGCACCTCGTGGTGCGGCCGAGCGGGGCGTTCCTGCGGAGCACCGCATTGAGCATCCTGTTCTCCGCGGTGCCACTCGCGGTCGCGCTCGTGTGGGTGTCGTTCCCGCTCGGGTTCGTCGCGCCGGTGGGGACCGTCGCGGTCGTCGCGGCGGTGCTGACCTCGCTGCTCGTGGTCCGGTTCCGCACGGTGTACGCCGGCGTCGGCTCGCACCACGTCGAGATGCGCGGGCTGCTCGGACCACGCGTCGTGCTCGACCGTGCGCATGTGCACCGGGTCGTGCTCGCGACGACGTTCGGTCCGTCCGTGGACCGCACGACCCGCCAGCTCGTCGCGCTGACCGAGTCCGGGCATCCGCTCTTCCGGATGCGGGGCGTGCTGTGGGACGACACGGCGCTCGGGCACCTCGCCGAGGCACTGGACGCACGGGTCACGGAGCTCACCAAGCCCATGCCGCTGCGCGAGTTCCACCGCCTGTACCCGCAGAGTCGCGCTTGGTACGAGCGGCCGATGGCGATCCTGGGGATCGCGGTCGGGGTCGGGTCGCTCGTGGTCCTGGCGCTCGTCGCGGAGACCGCGGGACGCATCGCTCACTGACGTCGGGCCGCACCCTCGGCGGTGCGGATCCGGGGTCAGTGCGACAGCGCCGGCACCGTGCGCGGCCGGACCACGAACCAGAGCACGAACACGGCCACGACGGCGGTGGCGGCCATGACCTCGGCCATGGGCACGGCGGAGCCGATGCCGAGCAGGCCGACGACCGGCGAGATGATGCCGGCCACGCCGAAGTTCATCGCGCCGAGCAGTGACGCCGCCGTCGCGGCCTCCTTGCCGTGGGCTGCGAGCCCGAGCACCTGGATCTGCGGGAACGAGAACCCACACGCACAGATGAAGAACCACAGGGGCACGAACACGCCCGCGCGCCCCACCCCGACGGAGTCGAACACGGCGATGGCGACCGCGCTGACGAGCAGGACGGCGGTGGAGCAGGCGAGGATCCACTGCGGGCCGACGCGCCGTGCGAGGCGCGACGACACCTGCACGCCGATCACGACGCCCAACGAGTTGACCGCGAACAGGACGCCGTACTGCTGGGTGCTGAGGCCGTACACCTGCTGGAACAGGAACGGCGACGCGGACAGGTACGAGAACAGGCCGCTGAACACCATCGCTCCGATGAGCGCGACGCCGACGAACACCCGGTCCGAGAACAGTGCGCGGTACCGGTCCCGTACCGACGCGTGTCCGACGTCGTGGCGGCGCTCGCGCGGGAGCGTCTCGACGATGAGGCTGATCATCGCGATGATCACCACCGCCCCGTAGCAGGCCAGGAACACGAACACCCCACGCCAGTCGACGACGCGCAGCATCTGCGAGCCGATGAGCGGGGCCAGGATCGGGGCGAGCCCGTTCACCATCGCCAACCGCGACAGCATGCGCACGAGCGGGATGCCCCCGAAGAGGTCGCGCACCATGGCCATGGCCACGACGACGCCCGCCGCGGCGCCCATCCCCTGGAGGAACCGGAGCACGGCCAACGTCTCGAGGTTCGGCGCGAGGGACGCGGCCACCGAGGCCACGATGTGGAGGGACGTGGCGAGGATGAGCGGGAGCCGCCGCCCGACGCGGTCGCTCCACGGCCCGACGAGGAGCTGGCCGACGGCGAAGCCGACCGTCGTGGCGGTGAGCGTGAGCTGCACCGCTCCGGCGCTGATGTCGAAGGCACGCTCGAGCGACGGGAACGCGGGCAGGTAGAGGTCGATCGTGAACGGCCCGAGCGCCGTGAGCGCGCCGAGGACGACCACGTAGACGAGGCGCTGGGAGCGACGCAGAGCGTCGCCGGGGTGGACGACGGTCAGGGCGCCGGTGGCAGGGGCGGTCACGGGGAGGAGGGCCTTCCGGGGTGAGGGGTGGTCGCCGGTCGAATCGATTCGGGTCCGGGACCAATGCTACGGGTCCGCATCGGCCCGCGCACGGCGGGCCGCGCTTCTGCGTGCATCGGCGCGGCCCGTGCGCGAACCGGCCCCGCGACCCGCCCTCCTGGTAGCGTCGGGGCGTCCACAGAGGGGTGATGACCATGGTCGACGCGCGGATCCTGCACACCACGGCGGCGCTGCGTGGGGCCATCCTCGGGCTCGCAGCCGACCGGCCGGTGTCGGCCATCACCGTCGCGGACGTCACGCGCGCCGCTGGCATCAACCGCGCGACGTTCTACTCCCACGCGGTCTCCCCCGGCTCGCTCCTCGCCGACGTCCTGACGCCCGAGCTCGACAGCATCCGCGACGAGGACGCCGCGCTCCGCGAGGTCCCGGGCGCCGACCCGAGCACGATCACCCGCAGGGGCATCAGCGCCGTCGTCGAGCACATCGTCGCGCACCGCGAGATCTACCGGTGGGCACTCCCCGACCCGAACGACGCCTCGCTGCATCGGCTGCTCGCCGAGCACTTCCGGGTGTCGTGCGTCGCGCACATCGCCGGCATGGCGCCCGAGGACCGGCCCGAGGTCCTCCACGACGTCGCCGCGGGGTTCGTCGCACAGGGATTCGTCGGCGCGATCACCGTCTGGGTCGCCGGTCCGCGGCGGTCACGAAAGGCGCTCGTCGACACGATCACCGCGTCGCTCCCCGCCTGGTGGCGCTGACCCCGCCAGGCCCGCGGGTCGCCTGACGGGGCGCTCCGGGCCTCCCGGCGGGAACGGCGAGACGCCGGGCCCCTCGTGGGGACCCGGCGTCTCGTGCTCCCGCGGCGGTGCGTCGGACCGGTCGACTAGACCTTCGCCTTCGCGAGCGCGGTGAGCAGGTCGAACGACACCGAGCCGAGGCCGGTGACGTCGTCGTAGCCGCGCGCGGTCGTGAGCGACGTGTCCGTGTTGAGCGTGACCAGGTAGCTGTTCCCGCTCGTGGCACTCGTGTACGCCAGCGCGATCGGCGAGGCTGGCGGGGTCACGTCGTTGAACAGCGACGGGGCCACGCGGTCGACCGCGTAGAGCGTCGGGTTCGCGAACCCGATCCGCGAGTGGGTCGTCTGCTGGACGAGCGCCATCAGGGCCGCCGTGATCGGCGACGCGAGCGAGGTCCCACCGTAGGTCTCGGTCTCGTAGGCCGCCGCGGCGAGCGTGCTGTCGTCCTTGATCGGACGGATGCCGATCGAGAACCCGGTGTACGGGTCGGCCAGCGCCCCGAGGTCCGGCGAGACGCGCTTGCCGTTCGCGAGACCGGCGGGGACGATGCCCTTCTGGTAGCTCGGCTGGGCGAAGTACGTGCTCGCACCGCCACCCGCGCCGCCACCGAACAGGTTGCCGGGCAGCGGTGCCGCGTAGGAGTCCGTGCCGTTCGTCGACACGATCTTGTCGAGCGTGTCCCCCCAGCCGGTCTCGTAGGCCTTGCGACCCGCCGCGTCGATGCCGAGGCTCGTCCCGCCGACCGCCGTGACCCACGGGGACGAGGCCGGGAAGTCCGGCTCGGGCTGCCCGAGGGCCGCCGTCTCGTCGCCGTTGTCACCGCTCGAGAAGTACAGGCCGATGCCCTCGCCGGCGGCCTGCAGCTGGATGTTCTCCTCGCCCTGCAGGGTCGACAGCGGGACGTCCTCGCCGGTGTTGCCGTAGCTGTTGCTGACGATGTCGGCCAGGCCGCCGTCGAGGATCCGGGACATCGCGATGTCCAGGCCCCCGCCGCAGTTCGTGCCACCGACGTACAGGATCGACGCCGCGGGCGCGACCGCGTGCACGGACTCGACGTCGAGCGTCTCCTCGCCCTGCCAGCCGCTCGGCTCCGCGCAGGCCTCCTGGTCGGTGAACTGCGACACCGACGGGATCTTCTGCGAGAACGTGCTGCTCGTCAGCTGGGGCTCACCGTGGCTGGCCGAGTAGGTGTTCGTGTCGTGGATGATCGTCGGCGACGCGTACGCGTCGATGATCGCGACGGTCTGCCCCTGGCCCTGGACGCCCCGTGCCTCGAGCGCCGAGACACCGTAGGCGGACCGCAGCTGCGACGGGATGTAGCCGCAGTTGAAGGTGTCGACGGTGGTCGTGCCGTACGCGGCCGGGACGGTCGCGGTGTGCTGCCCGGTGTAGGCCGAGCACTGCGCGTTCACCGCGGCCGGCGCCGTGGTCGACTGAGCGAACACGTGCGACGGTGTGGTGGCGGCGGGCGTCTGCCCCTGCCCGACGATCTCGGGACGCGTGGTGAACCGGCCCTGGTCGACGCTGACACCGGAGACCTTCGCCGCGATCGCGGTCGGCAGGGACGGCGTGGAGGACGGCGCGACGAGCGAGCGACCGTCGTGGCGGTACTCGTGGAGCGTCGTGCCCATGACGCTCTGGACCGTGGCAGCGGGACCGCGGAAGACCACGTACTGGTGGCTCGCGGGGACGCCCGAGATCGTCAGGCCCTGCGCGCGCAGGTAGCTCGTCACCTGGTCGACGTCGGCCTTGGTGGGCGCGTACTTCGCGATCCACGCGGCCGGCGACAGCGGCGTGCGGTACTGCGGGTTGCCGGGCGTCGACACCGCCGTGGCGAGGGCGGTCGCCCCGGCCAGGTCGCGGAGCGGCAGGTAGACCTCGCCCTCCACGCTCGTGTCGGCGGCGACGGTCCCGCTGTCGTTCGCGTGGGTCGCCCACGACGGGACGGAGTTGCCCAGCGGCGCACGGGTGGCCGCGTTGGCGGGGGCCGCGGCGAGGAGCGAGGTGCCGGCGACGCACGCCGCGGCGATGACACCGACGAGGACTCGTCGATGAGGGGTGAGTTTGGGAGTTGGCACTACTGTCCTCTCTGACCGTTGTCCAGGAGACCCAGGGAGCTCCAGGAGATTCGTGTGCTGACCCTAATCTGGGGGGTCCCCGGCGGGACAGTCAGCACATCGCGGGACGGTCGCCGTGCCCCGGGCGCGGTCCGGATCCTGAGCGGACGCACAGCTCCGCGCCGCGCGGAGGCAGGCGACGATCCGCTCGGTGGGCAGCACGGCTGGGAGGACGCCCAGAGCGATCCGGGCCCCCTGCCGGCTGCCGTCAGCCACCAGCCACCAGCCACCAGCCACCAGCCGCCAGCCGGAGCGTGCCACGGATGCCCGTCGCCGGACGACGGTCCGACGGCGCTCACTCCCCGGACGGGCGGCGTCCCTCCTGGAGCCGGTCGGTGAGCCGGACCACTCGGCGGACGAGGTCGGCATCGCTGCTCCCCACCGGGAGCCGGAAGTCCGAGACGACCGGCCGTGACACGCCCCCCTTCCGCAGGGGTTCCCCGATCGCGACCACCACCGCGCCCGCGTCCTGCGCGCGCTGGACCGCCGCGGCCA
This window harbors:
- the pta gene encoding phosphate acetyltransferase yields the protein MSTRIYITSAEGHTGKSTVALGVLETLARTVGRVGVFRPVARSTAERDYVLELLLQHTSAGIDYDDAVGVTYEDVHADPDGALATIVNRFALVERQCDAVVVVGSDYTDVGSPTELSYNARIAANLGAPVLLVLGGRSSSERGARTGDDVRQIAELTTSELRAAHASLLGVVANRTAPERIDEVVAGIRSAIATEHPGTPVWAIPEDAVLVAPTVRAVLAATDATLVSGDEALLDREALGTVVAAMSMENVLPRLIEGGIVVVPGDRTDVLIATLLANDSETFPSLAGVVLNGGFETSPQIQRLLEGLSSTLPIARNGLGTYDTALRITQTRGRLAADSPRKTDLALSLFERHVDADELLARLEVGPSSVVTPLMFEHGLIDRARELRKRIVLPEGDDDRILRAASTLLQRDVCDLTILGDPTAVRTRAAELGLDLDAADVVDPSAEPLRERFAEEYARVRAHKGMTVELARDRVTDVSYFGTLMVHLGLADGMVSGARHTTAHTIRPAFEIIKTRPDVSIVSSVFLMALADRVLVYGDCAVVPDPTSEQLADIATSSAATAAQFGIEPRVAMLSYSTGDSGSGADVDKVRAATAFVRERHPELLVEGPIQYDAAADPTVARAKMPDSPVAGRATVFIFPDLNTGNNTYKAVQRSAGAVAIGPVLQGLRKPINDLSRGALVGDIVNTVAITAIQAGTSAEPRKQAS
- a CDS encoding multidrug effflux MFS transporter, whose amino-acid sequence is MTAPATGALTVVHPGDALRRSQRLVYVVVLGALTALGPFTIDLYLPAFPSLERAFDISAGAVQLTLTATTVGFAVGQLLVGPWSDRVGRRLPLILATSLHIVASVAASLAPNLETLAVLRFLQGMGAAAGVVVAMAMVRDLFGGIPLVRMLSRLAMVNGLAPILAPLIGSQMLRVVDWRGVFVFLACYGAVVIIAMISLIVETLPRERRHDVGHASVRDRYRALFSDRVFVGVALIGAMVFSGLFSYLSASPFLFQQVYGLSTQQYGVLFAVNSLGVVIGVQVSSRLARRVGPQWILACSTAVLLVSAVAIAVFDSVGVGRAGVFVPLWFFICACGFSFPQIQVLGLAAHGKEAATAASLLGAMNFGVAGIISPVVGLLGIGSAVPMAEVMAATAVVAVFVLWFVVRPRTVPALSH
- a CDS encoding TetR/AcrR family transcriptional regulator, whose translation is MTMVDARILHTTAALRGAILGLAADRPVSAITVADVTRAAGINRATFYSHAVSPGSLLADVLTPELDSIRDEDAALREVPGADPSTITRRGISAVVEHIVAHREIYRWALPDPNDASLHRLLAEHFRVSCVAHIAGMAPEDRPEVLHDVAAGFVAQGFVGAITVWVAGPRRSRKALVDTITASLPAWWR
- a CDS encoding S53 family peptidase, coding for MPTPKLTPHRRVLVGVIAAACVAGTSLLAAAPANAATRAPLGNSVPSWATHANDSGTVAADTSVEGEVYLPLRDLAGATALATAVSTPGNPQYRTPLSPAAWIAKYAPTKADVDQVTSYLRAQGLTISGVPASHQYVVFRGPAATVQSVMGTTLHEYRHDGRSLVAPSSTPSLPTAIAAKVSGVSVDQGRFTTRPEIVGQGQTPAATTPSHVFAQSTTAPAAVNAQCSAYTGQHTATVPAAYGTTTVDTFNCGYIPSQLRSAYGVSALEARGVQGQGQTVAIIDAYASPTIIHDTNTYSASHGEPQLTSSTFSQKIPSVSQFTDQEACAEPSGWQGEETLDVESVHAVAPAASILYVGGTNCGGGLDIAMSRILDGGLADIVSNSYGNTGEDVPLSTLQGEENIQLQAAGEGIGLYFSSGDNGDETAALGQPEPDFPASSPWVTAVGGTSLGIDAAGRKAYETGWGDTLDKIVSTNGTDSYAAPLPGNLFGGGAGGGASTYFAQPSYQKGIVPAGLANGKRVSPDLGALADPYTGFSIGIRPIKDDSTLAAAAYETETYGGTSLASPITAALMALVQQTTHSRIGFANPTLYAVDRVAPSLFNDVTPPASPIALAYTSATSGNSYLVTLNTDTSLTTARGYDDVTGLGSVSFDLLTALAKAKV